A region from the Aegilops tauschii subsp. strangulata cultivar AL8/78 chromosome 5, Aet v6.0, whole genome shotgun sequence genome encodes:
- the LOC109783163 gene encoding chitinase-like protein 1, producing MKRKTRNKIVVTVLLLGAAAVLIGGTLALILTAGTWKVKLKESQEKVCNKGWECSGTKYCCNQTITDFFKVYQFENLFAKRNFPVAKAVGFWDYQAFITAASLFENQGFCTTGGIDMQMMELCAFLGHVGAKTSCGYGVATGGPTAWGLCYNHEMSPDQGYCDDSYTQWPCVKGAEYYGRGAIPVYWNFNYGAAGDGLKVDLLHHPELLEQNATLAFAAAMWRWMTPIKKKQPSAHEAFTGVWKPTKNDTLSKRLPGFGATMNLLYGESICGRGFIDEMNVIISHYQYYLDLMGFGRERSGLNLDCAEQAPFNPAPKKDDEQQPTGGQKPSG from the exons ATGAAGCGTAAGACGCGGAACAAGATCGTGGTGACGGTGCTGCtgctgggggcggcggcggtgctgaTCGGCGGCACGCTGGCGCTGATCCTGACGGCGGGCACCTGGAAGGTGAAGCTCAAGGAGTCGCAGGAGAAGGTGTGCAACAAGGGGTGGGAGTGCTCCGGCACCAAGTACTGCTGCAACCAGACCATCACCGACTTCTTCAAGGTGTACCAGTTCGAGAACCTCTTCGCCAAGCGCAACTTCCCCGTCGCCAAGGCCGTCGGCTTCTGGGACTACCAGGCCTTCATCACCGCCGCCTCGCTCTTCGAGAACCAGGGCTTCTGCACCACCGGCGGCATCGACATGCAGATGATGGAGCTCTGCGCCTTCCTCGGCCACGTCGGCGCAAAGACCTCAT GTGGATACGGCGTGGCCACCGGCGGTCCGACGGCGTGGGGCCTCTGCTACAACCACGAGATGAGCCCCGACCAGGGCTACTGCGACGACTCCTACACGCAGTGGCCCTGCGTCAAGGGCGCCGAGTACTACGGCCGCGGCGCCATCCCGGTCTACTG GAACTTCAACTACGGCGCGGCGGGGGACGGGCTGAAGGTGGACCTGCTGCACCACCCGGAGCTGCTGGAGCAGAACGCGACGCTGGCGTTCGCGGCGGCCATGTGGCGGTGGATGACGCCCATCAAGAAGAAGCAGCCGTCGGCGCACGAGGCCTTCACTGGGGTGTGGAAGCCCACCAAGAACGACACGCTCAGCAAGCGCCTCCCGGGCTTCGGCGCCACCATGAACCTCCTCTACGGTGAGTCCATCTGCGGCAGGGGCTTCATCGACGAGATGAACGTCATCATCTCCCACTACCAGTACTACCTCGACCTCATGGGCTTCGGCCGGGAGCGGTCCGGCCTCAACCTCGACTGCGCCGAGCAGGCCCCCTTCAACCCCGCCCCCAAGAAGGACGACGAGCAGCAGCCCACCGGCGGCCAGAAGCCGTCGGGCTAG
- the LOC109783164 gene encoding methyl-CpG-binding domain-containing protein 2: MDSSKSPQPLKKSRTSLSGTDGHQFENDELPSETASDKTPGLKFETVDKAQDEFGEDSSPLQQSAASNVSYRGSPCIGAFTIQCARCFKWRLIPTKEKYEEIREHIIQEPFDCERAREWKPDVTCDDQEDISQDGSRLWAIDKPNIAQPPAGWERQIRIRGEGGTKFADVYYTSPTARKLRSLVEVDRYLQENPEYGAQGVTLAQFSFQIPRPLRQNYVKKRPKNASPSDEATTKPLQPVEVNPISWAAPLASEAKASEPASHADEKPVGPADVELVRKRKAEPGESDANNHVSDGPETKVEDAQNGDATTTT; this comes from the exons ATGGACAGTTCTAAATCTCCCCAACCATTGAAGAAGAGCCGTACTAGTTTGTCTGGTACGGATGGCCACCAATTTGAGAATGACGAGCTTCCGTCTGAAACTGCATCAGATAAAACGcctggtttgaagtttgaaacaGTAGATAAAGCGCAAGATGAATTTGGAGAAGACAGTTCCCCATTGCAGCAATCAGCTGCTTCCAACGTGTCATACCGTGGATCGCCATGTATTGGGGCATTCACTATCCAATGTGCTAGGTGCTTCAAATGGAGACTTATTCCAACGAAAGAGAAGTATGAAGAAATACGCGAGCATATTATACAGGAACCTTTTGACTGTGAAAGAGCCCGTGAATGGAAACCTGATGTAACATGCGATGATCAAGAAGATATTTCTCAGGATGGAAGCAGACTCTGGGCTATCGACAAACCCAATATTGCACAGCCTCCTGCTGGATGGGAAAGGCAGATTAGAATAAGAGGTGAAGGAGGCACCAAATTTGCTGATGT GTACTACACTTCTCCTACTGCGAGGAAACTGAGGTCACTGGTTGAAGTTGATCG GTACCTCCAAGAAAATCCAGAGTATGGTGCGCAGGGTGTAACATTAGCTCAGTTTTCCTTCCAGATTCCTAGACCTCTGCGGCAGAACTATGTCAAAAAGCGCCCTAAGAACGCAAGTCCAAGTGATGAAGCAACAACTAAGCCTCTTCAACCAGTGGAAG TTAACCCCATATCCTGGGCTGCTCCTCTTGCAAGTGAGGCTAAGGCAAGTGAACCAGCTTCTCATGCCGACGAAAAGCCAGTTGGACCGGCAGATGTGGAGCTGGTCCGGAAGAGGAAAGCAGAACCAGGAGAGTCAGATGCTAACAACCATGTGTCTGATGGGCCGGAAACCAAGGTAGAGGATGCTCAGAATGGAGATGCTACGACCACTACCTGA